In a single window of the Azospirillum sp. B510 genome:
- a CDS encoding DUF2142 domain-containing protein — MPAWSSKHHPPRDALDRDGGHPATPRPTGRGNGAAALLSGLGTRIGAVTRNLALIYFCLAASTVLTLAWLMPPFQNPDELAHFQRIDQLSRGGLIGHRFGRGYSGGAVDAHIEQAHAPFALLPFHPERKVSSDMLVRAERLGWGGEPTLNQFPNTSIYSPFCYLPAIAVVTAGKLAGLPLVETLHLTRAVNGLIAVAIATAAIAIAGAPAPLLFAVLTLPMALGQMAAVSQDGMILALTALAVALVTRGLAFGGWSRGSLALLCLCLAVASAARPPYAPLALLILALPGVAWRHRLAGAGTVVGVVVGWSLLAATLAQVVIDQPDVFPNPTAQLHRLLESPGRILPIAVDTLTRYASSYAEQFVGTLGWFDVILPRWLHGAAAIGLALAMVATLGGQAPGRMAAAPVRAAAAGGILLAAAAIFAIQYLTWTDVAGPVVLGVQGRYFLPLALMCGLVLLPFGRWWAGGVPQAAARLVIAGLPFLFVPTMIGHIAERYYLQPEQIRVQVVERADGMFEPGGSLDMVSMDSAPAGTPATLVLSGWAKLSMDDPTHSLTLIAPPGTTVVSAISLRRPDVATFFKDPALLWSGFQITLTMVPPSGRAPALCLLSDDAQFGRFVLAAPADPATGKAPCAAMTR, encoded by the coding sequence ATGCCTGCGTGGAGTTCAAAACACCATCCCCCACGCGATGCGCTCGACAGGGATGGCGGCCATCCGGCCACTCCCCGGCCCACAGGCCGTGGAAACGGGGCGGCCGCCCTGCTGTCCGGCCTGGGCACCCGCATCGGAGCGGTCACCCGCAACCTGGCGCTGATCTATTTCTGTCTGGCCGCCAGCACGGTGCTCACCCTGGCCTGGCTCATGCCCCCCTTCCAGAACCCTGACGAGCTCGCGCATTTCCAGCGCATTGACCAGCTCTCCCGGGGCGGGTTGATCGGCCACCGCTTCGGCCGCGGCTACAGCGGCGGAGCGGTGGACGCCCATATCGAGCAGGCCCATGCGCCCTTTGCCCTGCTGCCCTTCCATCCCGAGCGGAAGGTGTCGTCGGACATGCTGGTGCGGGCCGAGCGGCTGGGCTGGGGAGGGGAACCGACGCTCAACCAGTTCCCCAACACCTCGATCTATTCCCCCTTCTGCTATCTTCCCGCCATCGCCGTGGTGACGGCCGGCAAACTGGCCGGGCTTCCCCTGGTCGAGACTTTGCACCTGACCCGTGCGGTCAACGGGCTGATCGCCGTCGCCATCGCCACCGCGGCCATCGCCATCGCCGGCGCCCCGGCGCCGCTGCTCTTTGCCGTCCTGACCTTGCCGATGGCGTTGGGGCAGATGGCCGCGGTCTCGCAGGACGGCATGATCCTGGCCCTGACCGCCCTGGCGGTGGCGCTGGTGACCCGTGGCCTCGCCTTCGGCGGCTGGTCGCGGGGGTCCCTGGCGCTTCTGTGCCTGTGCCTGGCCGTGGCGTCCGCCGCCCGCCCGCCCTATGCCCCGCTCGCCCTGCTGATCCTCGCCTTGCCCGGCGTGGCGTGGCGTCACCGGCTGGCCGGCGCGGGAACCGTCGTCGGGGTTGTCGTGGGATGGTCGCTGTTGGCGGCGACGCTGGCGCAGGTGGTGATCGACCAGCCGGACGTCTTTCCCAATCCGACGGCCCAGCTCCACCGGCTCCTGGAATCCCCGGGCCGGATACTGCCCATCGCGGTCGACACCCTGACCCGATACGCCTCCTCCTATGCCGAGCAGTTCGTCGGGACGCTCGGCTGGTTCGACGTGATCCTGCCGCGATGGCTGCATGGCGCCGCGGCCATCGGCCTCGCTCTTGCGATGGTGGCCACGCTCGGCGGTCAGGCCCCCGGTCGCATGGCCGCCGCCCCGGTGAGGGCGGCGGCGGCGGGCGGCATCCTGCTGGCGGCGGCGGCGATCTTCGCCATCCAGTATCTGACCTGGACCGATGTCGCCGGCCCGGTGGTCCTCGGGGTCCAGGGCCGCTATTTCCTGCCGCTGGCGCTGATGTGCGGCCTGGTTCTGCTGCCGTTCGGGAGGTGGTGGGCGGGCGGCGTCCCGCAAGCCGCGGCCCGGCTCGTCATCGCCGGGCTGCCCTTCCTGTTCGTTCCCACCATGATCGGGCACATCGCCGAGCGCTATTATCTGCAGCCCGAACAGATCCGGGTCCAGGTGGTGGAGCGGGCCGACGGCATGTTCGAGCCGGGAGGCTCGCTCGACATGGTCAGCATGGACAGCGCGCCGGCGGGAACCCCCGCCACCCTCGTGCTGTCGGGCTGGGCCAAGCTGTCGATGGACGACCCCACCCACAGCCTGACCCTGATCGCCCCGCCGGGCACCACGGTGGTGTCGGCGATCAGCCTCCGGCGCCCCGACGTCGCCACCTTTTTCAAGGATCCCGCCCTTCTCTGGTCGGGTTTCCAGATCACCCTGACCATGGTTCCTCCCTCCGGACGGGCCCCGGCGCTGTGCCTCCTCTCCGACGACGCCCAATTCGGACGGTTCGTGCTGGCCGCGCCGGCCGATCCCGCAACCGGCAAGGCGCCTTGCGCCGCCATGACGCGATGA
- a CDS encoding formylglycine-generating enzyme family protein, which yields MDMRSSSLPALAAAAGLWIVLIANLSGAAAADPTGLRDCADLTPRGTPVCPEMVMIPAGQALMGSPADEPGHRPDEAPRHPITIGRAFAVGKTEITFGQWDACVADGGCQGHRPADFGWGRGERPVIGVSWNDAQSYVRWLGRKTGQRYRLLSEAEWEYAARAGTATPFHSGSEIGASQANLLDPHSREHFAYRRSTVPVGSFAPNAFGLQDVHGNVWEWVEDCYSPSYDGAPADGGAWTAGSCQYRVLRGGSWYQVMTAARAANRNWADPAYRSNDIGFRVARSLE from the coding sequence ATGGACATGCGCTCCTCCTCTCTTCCCGCCCTGGCCGCCGCGGCCGGGCTGTGGATCGTCCTGATCGCGAATTTGTCCGGTGCCGCGGCCGCTGATCCGACAGGATTGCGCGATTGCGCGGATCTCACCCCCCGCGGCACACCGGTTTGCCCGGAGATGGTGATGATTCCGGCGGGACAGGCACTGATGGGCTCTCCGGCGGATGAGCCGGGTCACCGCCCGGACGAGGCGCCCCGCCACCCCATCACCATCGGCCGGGCCTTCGCCGTCGGGAAAACCGAGATCACCTTCGGCCAATGGGATGCCTGTGTGGCCGATGGCGGCTGCCAGGGTCATCGTCCGGCGGATTTCGGCTGGGGACGGGGCGAGCGGCCGGTGATCGGCGTCTCCTGGAATGACGCCCAATCCTATGTGCGGTGGCTGGGGCGCAAGACGGGACAGCGCTATCGGCTGCTGAGCGAAGCGGAATGGGAGTATGCCGCAAGGGCCGGAACGGCCACCCCCTTTCACAGCGGATCGGAGATCGGCGCCAGCCAGGCCAATCTGCTCGACCCGCACTCCCGCGAGCATTTCGCCTATCGGCGGAGCACCGTGCCCGTCGGCAGCTTCGCGCCCAATGCATTCGGGTTGCAGGATGTTCACGGCAATGTGTGGGAATGGGTGGAGGACTGCTACAGCCCGTCCTATGACGGGGCGCCCGCCGATGGCGGCGCCTGGACGGCCGGGTCATGCCAGTATCGGGTACTGCGTGGCGGCTCCTGGTATCAGGTCATGACCGCCGCGCGGGCGGCGAACCGGAACTGGGCCGACCCCGCCTACCGGAGCAACGACATCGGCTTCCGGGTGGCGCGCAGCCTGGAATAG
- a CDS encoding GDP-mannose 4,6-dehydratase has translation MKTAPKTALIFGIAGQDGSWLAQLLLEHGYSVHGTSRDREASGFTNLRRLGLFERVRLHSAVLTDFRSVVQVIHEVRPSEIYNLAGQSSVGLSFEQPVETLSSTTLGTVNILEAIRFLGIETRFYNASSSECFGNTEKSAADESHPFHPRSPYGVGKAAAYWAVANYRESYNLFACSGILFNHESPLRPSRYVTQKIVRGAADIAERKTDRLQLGQLAIERDWGWAPEYVDAMWRMLNHDQPEDFVIATGEAHPLEEFVNAAFAYFGLDWRSHVEIDAGLLRPSDITHSVGNPQKAKRLLDWQAETKMPAMVHKLIDAEMERRRSSLAMA, from the coding sequence ATGAAGACCGCCCCCAAAACGGCGCTGATCTTCGGCATCGCCGGGCAGGATGGCTCCTGGTTGGCGCAGCTGTTGCTGGAGCACGGTTACAGCGTGCACGGGACCTCGCGCGACCGCGAGGCCTCCGGCTTCACCAACCTGCGCCGGCTGGGGCTGTTCGAACGGGTGCGCCTGCATTCCGCGGTGTTGACGGACTTCCGTAGCGTCGTCCAGGTCATCCATGAGGTTCGGCCGAGCGAGATTTACAACCTCGCCGGTCAATCCTCGGTCGGTCTGTCCTTCGAACAGCCGGTGGAAACCCTGAGCAGCACCACGCTCGGCACCGTCAACATCCTGGAGGCGATCCGTTTCCTCGGCATCGAGACGCGTTTCTACAATGCGTCTTCCAGCGAATGCTTCGGCAACACGGAAAAGAGCGCGGCGGATGAGAGCCATCCGTTCCACCCGCGCAGCCCCTATGGGGTAGGAAAGGCCGCGGCCTATTGGGCGGTGGCCAATTACCGCGAATCCTACAACCTGTTCGCCTGCTCCGGCATCCTGTTCAACCACGAATCTCCACTGCGCCCATCCCGTTACGTGACGCAGAAGATCGTGCGCGGGGCCGCAGACATCGCCGAGAGAAAGACCGACCGCCTACAGCTCGGCCAGTTGGCGATCGAGCGCGATTGGGGATGGGCTCCGGAATATGTCGATGCGATGTGGCGCATGCTGAACCACGACCAGCCGGAGGATTTCGTCATCGCCACCGGCGAGGCCCATCCATTGGAGGAGTTCGTCAACGCCGCTTTCGCCTATTTCGGCCTCGATTGGCGCAGCCATGTCGAGATCGATGCCGGCCTGCTGCGGCCGTCCGACATTACCCACAGCGTCGGCAACCCGCAAAAGGCCAAGCGGCTGCTTGACTGGCAGGCGGAAACCAAGATGCCGGCCATGGTGCACAAGCTCATCGATGCTGAAATGGAGCGCCGTCGGAGCAGTCTGGCCATGGCCTGA
- a CDS encoding ABC transporter ATP-binding protein, whose translation MSSIRLRDVTVEFPIYQGSNRSLKKMVMGVGGGHRRLRETQGHRVVVQALQRINLEISHGDRVGLIGPNGAGKTTLLRVMGGVYEPVAGEIEINGRVAPLFDIHLGLNMDATGYENILFRGLYMGMSPSEIRQHIEEIAAFTELGEFLSMPMRTYSSGMQLRLAFAVATCATPEILLMDEWVLAGDAQFFEKARQRLSRFVNQSNILVLASHNEQLLLEWCTKAVYMANGQVQAFGPVREVLAAYNPAALAGEHAAR comes from the coding sequence ATGAGCTCAATCCGTCTGCGTGATGTTACGGTCGAGTTTCCCATCTACCAGGGCAGCAACCGGTCGCTGAAGAAGATGGTCATGGGGGTTGGCGGCGGCCATCGCCGCCTGCGGGAAACCCAAGGCCACCGCGTCGTCGTCCAGGCCCTGCAACGCATCAATCTGGAGATCAGCCATGGCGACCGGGTTGGTCTGATCGGCCCCAACGGGGCGGGCAAGACCACCCTGCTGCGCGTCATGGGCGGGGTGTATGAACCGGTGGCCGGCGAGATAGAGATCAACGGCCGCGTGGCGCCGCTGTTCGACATCCATCTGGGCCTCAACATGGATGCCACCGGCTATGAGAACATCCTGTTCCGTGGCCTTTACATGGGCATGTCTCCGAGCGAGATTCGCCAGCACATCGAGGAGATCGCCGCCTTCACCGAACTCGGCGAGTTCCTGTCCATGCCGATGCGGACCTACTCCTCCGGCATGCAACTGCGCCTGGCCTTTGCGGTGGCGACCTGCGCGACCCCAGAAATCCTGCTGATGGACGAGTGGGTTCTGGCCGGCGACGCCCAGTTCTTCGAAAAGGCCCGCCAGCGTCTCAGCCGCTTCGTCAACCAGTCGAACATCCTGGTGCTGGCCTCGCACAACGAACAGCTTCTGCTGGAATGGTGCACAAAGGCCGTCTACATGGCCAACGGTCAAGTGCAGGCCTTCGGCCCTGTCCGCGAGGTGCTAGCAGCCTACAATCCAGCGGCCCTGGCCGGGGAGCATGCCGCGCGCTGA
- the gmd gene encoding GDP-mannose 4,6-dehydratase, with protein MMQVRKVALITGVTGQDGAYLSELLLSKGYVVHGLKRRSSSFNTGRVEHLYRDPHEKDVSFFMHYGDLTDSTNLIRLVQQIQPHEIYNLAAQSHVQVSFETPEYTANADGIGTLRLLEAIRILGLEKTARFYQASTSELYGKVQETPQKETTPFYPRSPYAAAKLYAYWITVNYREAYGMHASNGILFNHESPIRGETFVTRKITRAVASIEAGKQDCLYLGNLDAQRDWGHARDYVEGMWRMLQQDQPDDYVLATGQTQSVRHFVELAFEHVGRSLEWRGSGVDEVGVDTASGKTVVRIDPAYFRPTEVDLLLGDPSKAKAKLGWSHTTSFRDLVREMMEADLATIAGRAPAGSPLVQSLLTE; from the coding sequence ATGATGCAAGTGCGTAAGGTTGCCCTGATCACCGGCGTGACCGGTCAGGATGGTGCGTATCTCTCCGAGCTCCTGCTCAGCAAAGGATACGTCGTGCATGGCCTCAAGCGGCGCTCTTCGTCCTTCAACACAGGCCGTGTCGAACATCTCTATCGTGACCCGCATGAGAAGGACGTGTCCTTCTTCATGCATTACGGTGACTTGACGGACTCGACCAACCTGATCCGTCTGGTCCAGCAGATCCAGCCGCACGAGATCTACAACCTCGCCGCGCAGAGCCATGTCCAGGTCTCCTTCGAGACGCCGGAATACACGGCCAACGCCGACGGCATCGGCACCCTGCGTCTGCTGGAGGCGATCCGCATCCTGGGCCTGGAGAAGACCGCGCGTTTCTATCAGGCCTCCACCTCCGAACTGTATGGCAAGGTGCAGGAGACGCCGCAGAAGGAGACGACCCCCTTCTACCCGCGCAGCCCCTACGCCGCCGCCAAGCTCTATGCCTACTGGATCACGGTGAACTACCGCGAGGCCTACGGCATGCATGCCTCCAACGGCATCCTGTTCAACCATGAGAGCCCGATCCGCGGCGAGACCTTCGTCACCCGCAAGATCACCCGCGCGGTCGCCTCGATCGAAGCCGGCAAGCAGGATTGCCTGTATCTCGGCAATCTGGACGCCCAGCGCGACTGGGGCCATGCGCGCGATTACGTCGAGGGCATGTGGCGCATGCTCCAGCAGGACCAGCCCGACGATTACGTGCTGGCCACCGGCCAGACCCAGTCGGTGCGGCACTTCGTCGAGCTCGCCTTTGAGCATGTCGGCCGCAGCCTTGAGTGGCGCGGCAGCGGCGTGGACGAGGTTGGCGTCGACACCGCCTCCGGCAAGACCGTCGTGCGCATCGATCCGGCCTATTTCCGCCCGACCGAGGTGGATCTGCTGCTGGGCGACCCGTCCAAGGCCAAGGCCAAGCTCGGCTGGAGCCACACCACCAGCTTCCGCGATCTGGTGCGGGAAATGATGGAGGCGGATCTGGCGACGATCGCCGGGCGCGCGCCCGCCGGGTCACCGCTTGTCCAGAGCCTTCTGACCGAATGA
- a CDS encoding ABC transporter permease: MYMGKHPAILSEQSPVRSLSGKSRLRVAVSDLVQGARLWGLWGLMAWFDIKQKYRGSLLGPFWITISTAVMVASIGTVYSHIFAIDMQSYLPFLSLGILIWGLISGMITEFCGVFLGNESVIKQIRMPFSVHVYRLIARNFIIFAHHIPVYIAVALYCQVELGWDALLALPGVVMLVFTTIPVAVFLGMICARFRDVAPIVQSLLQLLFFVTPIIWRPEALKENLSWAYLNPFYALIEIVRAPLMGQLPPAALWSMALGTAAVSWLVAFPFFARFRARIAYWL; this comes from the coding sequence ATGTACATGGGAAAACATCCCGCTATCCTCAGCGAGCAGTCCCCTGTTCGCAGCTTGAGCGGCAAGAGCCGTTTGCGCGTTGCGGTCAGCGACCTTGTTCAAGGAGCAAGGCTCTGGGGACTGTGGGGCTTGATGGCCTGGTTCGATATCAAACAGAAATACAGGGGCTCGCTTCTGGGGCCATTCTGGATCACCATCAGCACGGCTGTGATGGTGGCGTCGATCGGCACGGTCTATTCCCATATCTTTGCCATCGACATGCAATCCTATTTGCCGTTCCTGTCGCTCGGAATTCTGATCTGGGGTTTGATCTCCGGTATGATCACTGAATTCTGTGGCGTTTTCTTGGGTAATGAATCGGTCATCAAGCAAATTCGGATGCCGTTTTCTGTGCATGTCTACCGCCTGATCGCCCGGAACTTCATCATCTTTGCCCATCACATTCCGGTCTATATCGCGGTGGCCCTCTATTGCCAGGTCGAGCTGGGCTGGGACGCGTTGCTGGCGCTGCCCGGGGTCGTCATGTTGGTGTTCACCACGATCCCGGTGGCTGTCTTTCTCGGGATGATCTGCGCCCGCTTCCGGGATGTGGCGCCCATCGTACAGAGCCTGCTGCAACTGCTGTTCTTCGTCACCCCGATCATCTGGCGGCCGGAAGCGCTCAAGGAAAATCTGTCCTGGGCGTATCTGAACCCGTTCTACGCCCTGATCGAGATCGTGCGGGCTCCGCTGATGGGCCAACTGCCGCCAGCCGCACTGTGGAGCATGGCGCTCGGCACGGCGGCGGTGTCGTGGCTGGTGGCCTTTCCCTTCTTCGCGCGTTTCCGCGCCCGAATCGCTTACTGGCTGTGA